A window from Candidatus Nitrospira neomarina encodes these proteins:
- a CDS encoding Lnb N-terminal periplasmic domain-containing protein has protein sequence MVNILFLVLLLLPFELKAQASSSLYLQELIQQATMEKLYQDRYWHRLLHYRQDTFGGHTSEVDDPGFFLSPDGKTDPEAELHATLTYFFSDTLVGRSKQPAQCAFIARYHWLKKKLHFQESKLLPHPCERFVSWLKELDPASITFVFPSAYMDNPASMFGHSFLRVDQKGQTAETNILAYTINYAAEVPPDAGIEFAYKGIFGGYKGFFSTIPYYMKVKEYRDLENRDIWEYRLNFSQEQYHRLLMHAWELGNAYFDYYFFKENCAYHILSLLEVADPNLHLTDQFHFATIPADTIRLLTRQKELVQKISYRPARSTLLKRKREALTKEEAALVRKLLHDPQIISQAEFHQLPQNRKIFLLDFASDVLRYKEVTDRDNAEDYKSKNRSILVARSHISIPSGPFPVKPFSLSPEHGHQTIRVGGGVGWRNNKTFEEINFRGAYHDLLDPDPGYTQDAQIELLDLRLRHYQPQNQFRVERFTFANILSLAPIDSLFSSPSWKINIGMNTVKTSTCDLCSNGNANAGIGGALETQVFQREVFFLFGEMDANISDGYKENHRVGGGVSGGVMATITPNWKWLMSAGYLYYPLGDRSHDIPISVGQRWTFAKNFAVRATFTHHEQDNEVLAVFHGYF, from the coding sequence GTGGTAAACATTCTTTTTCTTGTACTTCTGCTTCTTCCCTTTGAGCTCAAGGCCCAAGCCTCCTCTTCTCTCTATCTGCAAGAACTCATTCAACAAGCCACCATGGAAAAACTTTACCAGGACCGCTACTGGCATCGTTTACTCCACTACCGACAAGATACTTTTGGGGGCCACACCAGCGAGGTCGATGATCCAGGGTTTTTCCTTTCACCGGATGGGAAAACCGATCCAGAAGCTGAATTACATGCAACACTGACATATTTTTTTTCTGACACTTTAGTTGGTCGCTCCAAACAGCCGGCACAATGTGCTTTTATTGCCCGGTATCACTGGCTGAAAAAGAAACTGCACTTTCAGGAATCTAAGCTTCTTCCACATCCCTGTGAACGTTTTGTCAGTTGGCTTAAAGAACTGGATCCTGCCTCGATTACCTTTGTTTTTCCTTCGGCCTATATGGATAACCCGGCCTCCATGTTCGGACATTCATTTTTACGAGTGGATCAAAAAGGCCAAACCGCAGAAACGAATATTTTGGCGTATACGATTAACTACGCTGCCGAGGTCCCGCCGGATGCGGGGATTGAATTCGCATATAAAGGAATATTTGGAGGATACAAGGGGTTCTTTTCGACCATTCCCTATTACATGAAGGTCAAAGAATACCGGGATCTTGAGAATAGAGACATTTGGGAATATCGCTTGAATTTTTCACAAGAACAATATCACAGATTGCTTATGCATGCGTGGGAATTAGGGAATGCCTATTTTGACTATTACTTCTTTAAAGAAAATTGTGCGTACCACATTCTCTCACTCCTGGAAGTAGCCGATCCCAATCTCCACTTGACCGACCAGTTCCACTTTGCGACGATTCCTGCCGATACCATTCGCCTTCTTACTCGACAGAAAGAATTGGTTCAAAAAATTTCTTATCGTCCCGCCCGGAGTACTCTCCTTAAACGCAAGAGAGAAGCATTAACAAAAGAGGAAGCTGCCTTGGTCCGAAAACTTCTTCACGATCCTCAGATAATAAGCCAAGCCGAATTTCATCAATTACCACAAAACCGCAAAATATTCCTTCTGGATTTCGCTTCAGACGTCTTGCGATATAAAGAAGTCACCGATCGAGACAACGCTGAAGACTATAAGTCCAAAAATCGATCTATCTTAGTGGCACGTAGTCATATTTCCATCCCATCCGGCCCCTTTCCGGTGAAACCTTTTTCTCTTTCTCCCGAACACGGACACCAAACGATCAGAGTCGGGGGCGGAGTCGGATGGAGAAACAATAAAACGTTTGAAGAAATCAACTTCCGAGGTGCCTATCATGATCTCCTAGACCCTGACCCAGGATACACCCAGGATGCCCAAATAGAATTACTTGATTTGCGGCTGAGGCATTATCAGCCCCAAAACCAATTTCGAGTGGAACGGTTCACCTTTGCCAATATCCTCTCCTTGGCCCCCATTGATTCGTTGTTTAGTTCGCCATCATGGAAAATCAATATTGGAATGAACACCGTCAAGACATCCACTTGCGACCTCTGTTCAAATGGGAATGCCAATGCAGGAATCGGTGGAGCCCTGGAAACCCAGGTGTTTCAGCGGGAAGTCTTTTTTCTCTTTGGGGAGATGGATGCCAATATCAGTGACGGGTATAAAGAAAATCACCGGGTGGGGGGAGGTGTATCCGGCGGCGTGATGGCCACCATTACTCCGAACTGGAAATGGCTGATGTCAGCAGGATATTTGTATTACCCCCTTGGAGATCGATCGCATGACATCCCTATTTCTGTTGGCCAACGATGGACCTTTGCCAAAAACTTCGCGGTGCGTGCCACCTTCACCCACCATGAACAGGATAATGAAGTCCTTGCTGTTTTTCACGGGTATTTCTAA
- a CDS encoding outer membrane beta-barrel protein has translation MDDIEIYLAGYGVGSQPFNKGVSYKGRVVSAEKVNGGPGLGFKVGLFPHIAGGYLGLELESFGNANSIRFPIVNNLGTTKGDSSLITLQSMVNLIARYPGSMFRPYVGIGGGLSNGILRNADIPGRKDKSFETGTAPGYQFLGGMHLVITERWFVFGEYKYFSANYHWKELSLNFRSEYFLGGIGYLF, from the coding sequence TTGGATGACATTGAGATTTATCTGGCAGGCTATGGCGTGGGCTCCCAACCCTTCAATAAGGGAGTTTCGTATAAAGGGCGAGTGGTTTCAGCCGAGAAGGTGAATGGAGGTCCTGGTTTGGGATTTAAGGTAGGGTTGTTCCCTCATATTGCCGGTGGATATCTTGGCCTTGAATTGGAATCATTTGGAAATGCTAATTCAATTCGTTTCCCCATAGTCAATAATTTGGGGACGACAAAAGGTGATAGCAGCCTTATCACACTTCAATCGATGGTCAATCTTATAGCGCGATATCCAGGGTCTATGTTCAGGCCGTATGTGGGCATAGGAGGCGGGCTTTCAAATGGAATATTGAGAAATGCGGATATTCCTGGCAGAAAAGATAAAAGTTTTGAAACAGGAACGGCTCCTGGATATCAGTTTTTGGGAGGCATGCACCTAGTCATTACTGAAAGGTGGTTTGTATTTGGGGAATACAAGTATTTCTCTGCCAATTACCATTGGAAGGAACTTTCCTTAAATTTCAGGAGTGAATATTTTTTGGGGGGTATTGGTTATTTGTTTTAG
- a CDS encoding TRL-like family protein, whose amino-acid sequence MKNLLLAGFLGFCLLNLTGCMGVASPVAGWAYTEAKFGNQVTDGPAGTKTGTACATSILAMIATGDASQEKAMANGGITQITYVDHSAKNILGIWGEWCTIVHGS is encoded by the coding sequence ATGAAAAATTTGCTATTGGCTGGTTTCTTAGGATTTTGTTTACTCAATTTGACCGGTTGTATGGGGGTAGCCTCACCCGTTGCAGGATGGGCTTATACTGAAGCCAAATTCGGCAACCAAGTTACTGATGGTCCTGCTGGGACTAAAACTGGAACAGCCTGTGCAACATCAATTCTTGCAATGATTGCGACAGGTGATGCTAGTCAGGAAAAGGCTATGGCGAATGGCGGAATAACTCAGATTACCTACGTTGATCATTCCGCAAAAAATATTCTTGGAATCTGGGGTGAGTGGTGTACTATCGTGCATGGTTCGTAA